The Nitrospira lenta region AGGGTAAGGGCATTGCCCTCGGAGTCCAGAATCACAGCGAGACGGCAGACAGGTGTGGAGAGTGGTTCGAGCTTCACTCGCACTCCCTTCGCTCGCAACTGCTCGATCGTGTCATCGACGTTCTGCACTTCGAAGGCAATGCTGCCACCGGCATCGGCACTGGGCGCTCCTCCTTCTTTCAAATTGGTGAGGGCGAATGTCCCCCCGTCCAGATCATATTCGACCCATTCGAAC contains the following coding sequences:
- a CDS encoding VOC family protein — protein: MIKRIAFTVYPVTDMPRARRFYEEILGLRMARRESHEFEWVEYDLDGGTFALTNLKEGGAPSADAGGSIAFEVQNVDDTIEQLRAKGVRVKLEPLSTPVCRLAVILDSEGNALTLHQVTQPW